GAGCAGGTGGTGGAATTCGGCGTCAACGACCTTGTTTCCGGCCGTACGACCCACGGCCATCGCGTCATGGGCCCCGGCCCGTTCGAGGTCGCCGCTGCTGCGGACTATGTCCGCGTGGCCGAGGAGCAGGGCAGGGTCATGCTTGATCCGGCCCGGCGCATGCAGGTCGTGCGCGAGCGCGGCGCGGCCCTGGCCGAGGCGAAGGGCGGAGAGGTCGTCTGGAACGACGGGCTGCTTCAGGAGGTGTCCAACCTCGTGGAACTTCCCGTGCCCGTGCTCGGCGACATCGATCCGATCTATCTCGAACTGCCCGCCGAGGTGCTGCTGACCTCCATGCAGAGCCATCAGAAGAGCTTCGGCGTGCGCGGCAAGGACGGCACGCTTCTGCCCCATTTCCTGACCACCCTGAACATCGAGCCTTCGGATCCGGCTCTGGTCAAGAAGGGCTGGGAGCGCGTACTCAAGGCCCGGCTGGAGGACGCCCGCTTCTTCTGGGAGGCGGATACCGGCACGGATTTCCAGGTCTGGCTGGACAAGCTGGAAAGCGTCGTCTTTCTCGGCCCTCTGGGCAGCATGGGCGACAAGTCCCGCCGTCTGGAACGTCTTTGCCGCCGGATCGGCGAGGCGCTCAGCGTCTCCAGGAACATCCTGCCCGGCGAGATCGCGGATTTCGCCAAAGCCGGGCGCATGGCCAAGGCGGACCTCGTGTCCGAGATGGTCAACGAGTTCGACACGCTTCAGGGCGTCATGGGCGGCATCTACGCCGAGCGGGCCGGAATGGGCTCCCTCGTGTCCGAGGCCCTCAAGGAGCAGTATCTGCCCGCCGGTCCGGATTCTCCGGTCCCGTCGAGTCTCGCGGGCGCGGTGCTGTCCATGGCGGACAAGGCCGACACCCTGGCGGGCTGCTTCGGCCTGGGCAAGATTCCCACCGGAGCCAACGATCCGTATGCGCTTCGGCGTTGCGCCCTCGGCATCTGCCGGATCATCATGGAACATGGCCTGGCCCTGGACGTGCGCGAGCTGCTGGGCTGGGCCCTGGAAGGCTACACCGACGTGAAGTGGAAGCTTCCCGTCGGCGAGGCCCTGGACAAGCTGGTGGACTTCTTCGGCCAGCGTCTGCGCGCGCTGTTCGCGGGGCGCGGCATGAGCGTGCTCGTTGTGGACGCGGCCCTGGGCGCTGGATTCGACGACATCCGGACCCTGGAACTGCGCGTCGCCGCCCTGGAAGCCTTCAGCAAGGAGCCGGATTTCGAGCAGGCCGTGCTGACCTTCAAGCGTGCGGCCAACATCATCCGCAAGCAGGGCGAGGAAGCCGGGCAGGAGCTGACGGGACGCTACGATGCCGCGCTCTTTGCCGAGGAGCAGGAAAAAGCCCTGGCCGAACGGCTGGAAAAATCCGAAAGCCGTTTCGAGGAACTGTGGGCCGCCGATGATTTCGCGGGACTGCTCGGATTGCTGCGGGAGCTGCGTCCCTCTGTGGACGCTTTCTTCGACGGCGTCATGGTCATCTGCGACGACCAGGCCGTGCGGCGCAATCGTCTGAACCTGCTCAAGTCCCTGGTGGATCGTCTCGGCAGGCTGGCGGATTTCAGCGCCTTGCAAGTCTAGAAAATCATGCGAAGGTCCGGCTCGCGGGTTGACACCGCTGAAAAGAGCGTATAAAGGACCACTTTCAGTTCAGCGAGTAGCAGTGTGCGCACGTCGCACGTAACATAAGATTTACAGCAACGAAAAAGCAGGAGAGAATACTCTTGGCCAACCACAAGTCCGCCATCAAGAGGCATCGCCAGAGCCTGAAGCGCCGCGATCGCAACCGCGCCACCAAGACCCGCATCAAGAACGTGGTCAAGGCCGTGCGCCAGGCCCTCGAACAGAACGACAAGGAGCAGGCTGCCGCCGCTCTGCAGAACGCCGCGTCCATGCTGGACAAGGCTTCCACCAAGAAGGTCGTTCACTGGCGCAATGCTTCCCGTCGCATCGCCCGCCTTCAGCAGGCCGTGAACAAGCTCGACTAGTTCGGGTTCTGTTCTGCGGAATTCAGTTCGCATCGCCCGCCGCGCTCCGCGCGGCGGGCTTTTTGCGTTGCGTGGAAAACGTCTCAGAGCTGTTCGAGACCGGCGGCCAGGGATTCGAGCACATCCATGTTCAGCAAGGTGATTTCGCGCCCGTGAACCTGGATGATTTCCTGCTCGGCCATCTTCTTGAGCGTGCGCGACAGGGTTTCCTGGATGGTGCCGAGATAGGACGCGATCTGCCCCTTGGCCATGTCCAGCCGCAGGGTGTCCGTCTCCTGGGTGTCGGCCAGGAGCAGGAGATAGGCGGCCAGCCGCTGCGGAACCTCCTTGAGGCTCAGGGCGGCGACCTGGCTGACCAGAATGCGCAGACGCCCCGCGAGCAGGGCGATCATGTTCATGCCCAGGTCCGGCTCCTTGAGGATCAGCGACCGAAAGGCGTCGCGCCGGAAGAAGAGCAGCCTGGTCCGTTCCAGGGCCTGCGCGCTGGCCGGGAAGGTGCTGCCCTGAAACATGGGCACTTCGCCGAGGGCGTCGCCCGGACCCCAGACGTGGATGATCTGCTCCTTGCCCGATATGGCGGATCGGTAGACTTTGACCCGGCCTTCCATGACCACGTAGAAGCCGTTGGCCTCGTCCCCGGCCTGGAATATCTCTTCTTTTTTTTCCATGACGCGCGGCAGGGCGATGCCGGCGAGAGCCTTGATCTGTTCCGGAGGCAGACCGTTGAAAAGCGTTACCGCCTTGAGCGCATCCATCATTTCGTTCATGCCTCGATCCTCTCACATTTTTTCAAAACGATCTTTGACCCAAGTCAGGGCAGGTGTCAAAGTAATCGGCGATAGTGCTGAAAAAGGCGTGCTGTTGTGGCGCGTTGCGTATTTGTGGCGAGGATCCTGGCCTTTGGATCGGCCCTTCGTTCAAGCCCTGGAGTGCATATGAAGATAGTTCCGGCATACCTGTTCGATACCTGCCGGGGAGCGCGTTCCGGCCAGTGCCCCCACCTGCTGCCGGTTGCGCCGGAGTTCGAGCCTCGGCTGGAAGGCGTGATCTGCGAGTCCGGCTGGCCTGAATTCCTGGAGGAAAGCTATGCCGGAAAGCACCATTACCACCATGCCTTCCGGGTCGCCGTGTCCGGTTGCCCGAACGGCTGCTCCCGGCCGCATATCCAGGATATCGGCCTGATCCGTTCCATGCGGCCCGTCCTTGACCCGGAGCGTTGCTCCTCATGCGGGATTTGCGGGCAGTCCTGCCCGGACAGCGCCATCCTCATGCGCACGGCCTCTGAAATGGGCCTGGAAGGGGCGCAGATGCTCCCGGAGATTGATCCGGGACTCTGTCTTCGCTGCGGACACTGCGTGCGCGTCTGCCCCACGGGAGCGATGCGTGCGGCGGAAGAGGGCTGGCGCATCGTGGTGGGCGGACGGCTCGGCAGGCGTCCCGCCCTGGGCCGGGAATTGCCGGGGCTGCATTCCGACGAGGAGGCGCTGGAAGTGGTCGAGCGGGCCTTGCGGCTGTACATGGACAACTGGCGCAGGGGCCTGCGCTTTGGCGTGCTGCTCGATGAAACGGGCCTGGAGCCGCTCTCTTCGGGAGTGCGGATATGAATAGGCTGGCGCCTGTCCTGGCCTCTTTGGCTCTGATCCTGCTCGGAGCCCATGCACTGCGCCTGGGACGGCCCGGGGTGTCCGCCGCCTGTCTTGGGCTTCTGGTTCTGGCCTGGAGATCGGAGGGGGGGCGGAAGGGCGAACCGGGACGCGGCGCATCCTGGGTGCGCTGGGCGCTCCTTGCCGTTCTGGCGGTCGGGGCGGTCGTCTGGACCCAGACGGCGGCGGATCTGATTCGGTTCCGGCTGGACGCGGGCCTGCCCTGGTTCCGGCTGGCCGCGATCATGAGCGGAGTCTGCCTTCTGAATTTGTGCGCCTTGGCCGTGTTGCTGGCCGCTCCCGGACGTCGGCGGTATTCGGGCGATGCCGAGTACGGATTTTTCCGCGCCGCGATATTCCTGCTCGTGGCGGCGCTGCTGTTCGTCAGCGAGATCAAGACGCCGTTCCCGATCCTGCTGCTGGAGCGCTATCTGCCGGGATGGGGAGGACTTGAGATCTTCGCGCTGGCGCTTTACGCCCAATGGGTAGCCGGACGCATGATCGCGCCCCGCGCCGCCCGCAAGATTCGCCCCCGCATTTGGGGCCTGTTCAGCGTTGTCTTTTTCCTGCAACTGGGTCTGGGACTGCTCGGACTGGACCGGATGCTCATGACCGGAACCCTGCACCTGCCCGTGCCCGCGCTCATCGTGGGCGGCCCGATTTTCCGGGCGGGCGGCTGGTTCATGCTCATCCTGTATCTTTCCACCGTGCTCCTGGTGGGGCCTGCCTGGTGCAGCCATCTCTGCTACGTGGGCGCGTGGGACGATGCCGCTTCCCGGCTCGGCCCCAAGCGTCCCGTATCCGGATTTCTCGACCGCAGGTTCCTGGGGCTGCGCATCACCTTCCTTGCCCGTGCAGCGACCCTTGTCTTGACGGTGGCTGTCGCGCTGGGATTGCGGTTGGCGGGCGTTCCCGGCCTGACGGCGGTCTGGGCGGCTGCCGCGTTCGGTCTTGGAGGCGTGGCCGCCATGGGGCTGCTCTCGCGCAGGAGCGGAAGCATGGTGCACTGTTCGGCCTATTGTCCCATAGGGCTTGTCGGCAATCTGCTCGGACGGCTGCTGCCCTGGCGGGTGCGCATGAACGGCCAGTGCACGCGCTGCGGCGTCTGCGCCACGGCTTGCCGCTACGGCGCGCTTCTGCCGGAAGACATCGAGGCGGGGCGTCCCGGATTGTCGTGCACGCTCTGCGGCGACTGCGTGGGAGTCTGCGCGCACGGAGCCATGGGATACCGTTTTCCGGGATTGCGTGCGGACACGGCCCGGCTGACGTTTCTCGCGCTCGTGGTCACGCTGCATGCCGTGTTCCTCGGAGTGGCCCGGGTTTGACAAAGTGGGAATTATTCCCATCTTTGATTTGGGTCAAATACACTTCGGCCCGGCTGGGGCAGGGTGGGGCTGCGAGATTCGGGATACAACCAGGAGATGAATTATGATCGCCAAGCGAGAAATCGTCAGGATAGATGAAGAACTGTGCGACGGCTGCGGCCTTTGCGTGCCGAACTGCGCCGAAGGAGCCATCCGCGTCGTGGACGGCAAGGCGCGCATCGTCGCGGATAAATATTGCGATGGGCTGGGCGCCTGCCTCGGCCACTGCCCGAAGGGCGCGCTTACCATCGAGGTGCGCGAAGCGGACGAGTTCGACGAGCAGGCCGTGGAGCAATTGCTGGCCGCTGAAAAGGCGAAGCAGGCCGAACCGGCCGCTGCCCATGCGCCGCGTCCGGGAGGCTGCCCTTCGGCCAGGCTGATGTCGCTCAGCCCTTGCGACCAGGCCAACGTCCCCACGGGACGGACCGGCGCAACGGACGCGGTTTCGGCTCTGAGCCACTGGCCCATCCAGATCCGGCTCGTTCCCGCGGATGCGCCGTTCCTCAAGGGCGCGAACCTGCTGCTCACGGCGGATTGCGTGGCCGTGTCCCTGCCGGACTACCATTCCACCTGGCTTCCGGGACGCAAGGTGCTCATGGGCTGCCCCAAGTTCGACGACGCGGAAATGTACATCGAGCGGCTGGCCGCCGTGTTCCGCGAAAACGAGCTTCGGTCCGTGACCGTTCTGGAGATGGAAGTACCCTGCTGCGCCAACATGGGACGAATCACGGCCGAGGCCGTGCGACGCAGCGGCAGAAAGATGTCTTTTCAGCGCGTGATCGTGGCTCGCGAGGGCCGCGTGCTGGCGCGCGAGACCGTGACCCCATAGACGGGTTTCGGTCCATGCCGGGGCGAAAGCCCCAAAGGGTGGTTGACTTATGAGAAAGATCGATTTGCACGCGGAAAACGGGTTCAAGGATACGACATTCTCCGTTTTCCATGCCCATGCTTCGCCGTATACCAAGGTGGTGAACTTCAACTTCGAACCCGGTCAGGAATTGCCGGTGCACTCCCACGACATCGAAGGAGAGCTGGTGCTCGCCGTGCTCGAGGGGGAGGGCGAATTCCTGGCCAAGGACGGCGCTTCCATGCCCGCCAAGGCCGGGGATGTGCTCATCTCGGACATCGCCGAACCCCACGGCGTGCGCGCGGCCACGCGGATGCGCGTGCTCGTGGTCATCGCTCCGCCCATCTGAGCGGGCCGGACCGAGGCTGTCTGATGGACGTTCGAGCCGCCTTTCGGGGCGGCTTTTTCATTTCCGGCGTTGCCTCGCTTCCTGGGGGCGGGTATCCTGGGCAACCGAATTTCAGCAAGGAGGAGATGAATATGAACCAGGACAATCCCAAAGGCGCGATTTTGCAGCGCGACAAGAAAACCTACGCCATCGTGCCCCGCACGCCTGCCGGACTGATGACCCCGGACCATCTGGAGGCCATCGCGCGGGTGGCGCGCAAGTATTCCGTACCTATTCTCAAGATCACCTCGGGCCAGCGCATGGCCCTGGTGGGCATCGAGAAGGAGGACGTGGATTCGCTCTGGGCCGAGCTGAGCATGGAGGTGGGCGAGGCCACGGGCCTCTGCGTGCATTATGTCCAGGCTTGTCCGGGCACGGCCGTCTGCCGCCTGGGCCAGCGCGATTCCCTCGGCCTGGGGCTGGAACTGGAAAAGCTCTATGTGGGCAGGGAGCTGCCCGCGAAGGTCAAGATGGGCGTGTCCGGCTGCCCCATGTGCTGCGGGGAATCCTGGGTGCGCGACGTGGGTTTTGTCGGACGCAAGAACGGCTGGAGCGTGATGGTGGGCGGATCTTCCGCCGGGCGGCCGCGCATCGGCGACCTGCTTGCGGAAGAGCTGACGCGGGAGCAGGCCGTGGACTTGGCCGGACGTTTCCTGGACTACTATGCCGAGCACGCTCCCAAACGGCATCGCACCGCGCTCTTTTTGGAGAAGCACGGCATCGAGGCGGTCAAGGCGGCATTGCTTTAAGAGCTGCGGACCTCTTCGCCCTCAGGAGCCGGAAAGCCATGCTCCTGCTGGACGGAAAAGCCAAGGCGGCCCCGCTCATGGAGCGGAGCCGCCTTTTTTGCGTTTCGTGTCGATGTCCGGCGGGCTATTGCGCCTTGGGGCCGAAGATCTGCACGGGCTTGGTCGTGTCGCCGCCGGAACCCGGATACGGGTCGGCCTTGTGCACGGGCTTGCCCGACTTGAGCACTTCCACGGCAACTTCCATGAAGTTGTTGTAGCGGTGCTTGCATTCGTAGAAGCCGTGCCACCAGGCGTAGTCCGGGGCCATCATGGCCGTGCCCATGCGTGCGCGGCGGCCCTCGTGGTGCCAGAGCTCGTAGTATTGGACCTCAAGCTCCTCGTCGAAGAACTTGCTCTTGTCCAGCACTCCGGTCTCGTAGAGCTTGTCGAGCATGGCCTTGGCGGGCTTGAAGTAGACTTCGTTGTAGTTCTCCACAGCCTGATCCAGCTTGGCGTAGTGGCTTTCCGTCCAGGTCTTGGAGTGACACTGGTTGCAGATGTCCTGCATCTTGCCCCGTTCCTTCTGCCAGTCGTTCTTGGCCGGGAAGGCTGCGAAGTCCTGCGGGCGGATGGTCAGCGGGGCCTGAAGTTCCCAGGAGAGGCGTTCGGTGACGTCGTGGGAGGTCATCACCGATCCGGAACCGGACATGTGGCAGGAGGCGCAGGTCGGGGCGCGGTAGTCCACGCCGGGCGTCCAGGCGCCGGGAGCGGCGTCCCAGTTGTACTGGTCGCCGAACGCGGTGTAGATGTCGCCGTGCTTGGATTCCATGTAGATTTCGATCTGCGGATGGTCCGGGCCGAGGTGGCACTGGCCGCAGGCTTCGGGCTTGCGGGCTTCCATCACGGAGAAGCGGTGGCGCGTATGGCAACTGGTGCAGGAGCCCAGGCTGCCGTCCATGTTCACGCGGCCCACGCCCACGTTGGGCCAGGTCAGCGGGTCGAGCTTGCCGTTCTCGTCCTGCTTGAGCACCGTGCCGTGGCAGACGTAGCAGCCCGAAGCGCGCTCGACCGCGTTGTTCATGCCGTTGTTCAGCCAGGGGTCGATCTTCCAGATGATTTCCATGGTATTGGCATGCTTGGACTTGCTGTACTGCATGGCTTCGTCCGGGTGGCAGCGGGAGCAGTCCTTGGGGGTGACCACGCCCGCGATGGCGATCTTGTATTCGCCCTTGCCCCACTTGGTGTCCGAACGTTCATACTGCTTGAAATGTTCCTGGCTGATGTCCTTGTCGCCGGGCTGGGCCTGATGGCAGTCCAGACAGGTGACGTTGGCCGAGGCATGTCGGCTCATGGCCCAGTCCGAGAAGATTCCGGGGTTATCCTGCTTGTGGCACTCGATGCAGGCCACGGCCTGAGGCGGCATGCCGCGCTCGATCCGGTATTCCTTGGGCTTGGGCATGTTCTGCTGCTGCTGCGCTCCGGCTGCCGCGGGAAGCAGCACAGCCGCCAGAAAAGCCAGCAGACATGCCGCACTACAGTGTTTCCTCATGTGTCCCTTCCTCCTCGCTCTGCAATGTTGAAACGTGTTCATTCTTCGTCGGGATCGAACCGCACGAGGGCCTGGAGGCCTGTGGCGCGGTAGGGCGGCAGATTCTGCTTATACCCGTAATAGGGGCGGTCGACGTGCACGAGGTTTCGATGGCAGTCCGTGCACTTCTTCTCGTAGCCGGGCATGGGATAGAGAACCGTGCGGTGCGCGAGCATGGCTCCCCGCTGATCGGGCATGGCGAGCAGGTTCCGGTGGCACTTCAGGCACTGGGCGTTCTTGATGTCCCGGTAGGCCCCCTCGCGCTGCTCCTTGCGCACGTAGTCGTCTCCGCCCGTGGCCACATGCATGGCCACGTCCTTGAGGCCGTGCCAGGTCTTGGCGAAGAAGAAATTGAAGGTGTCGTGCGGAGCGGGCAGGTGGCAATCCATGCAGTCGGCCACAAGCCCCTGCGGGTTGTTCACGTGGGTTGACGTTCGCCAGGCCTGATAGGCGGGCTGAATCTCATGGCAGCTGGCGCAGAATTCCGGCGTCGAGGTCCGGACCATGGTGTAGTAGGTCATGCTGAATACTGGGAAGGCGATCAGCAGACCGAATGCGGTCCAGAGAATCGGCGCGAGATACTTCCTTTTCATGCTTGCTCCGGCCTTTTTTGGGTTTCTCCCCTGAGTCTATGCACGATTATCAGTAAATTTGTGATTATTTTTTGACTTAAGTCAAAAAGCGAAACCTTCGGTTGCTCTTTTCGCCTGTTGCGCCGTCGATCAAAGGCGGTTACAAAGCACATCTCAAGAATCGCCGAAAAGACGTGGAGGGGGAACGCGTTGCGCATCATCATCGTCGGAGCCGGGGAAGTCGGTTTTCATATTGCCCGCAGGCTCGCTGTGGAGAACAAGGAAGTCATCGTCATCGACAAGAACCCCGCGGCGTTGAAGCGGGTTTCGGAAACGACGGACGTGCAGACTTTCGAAGGTTCGGGATGCAGCCCGCGCGTGCTGGAAGAGGCGGGCGTGGCTGGCGGGGACATCCTGCTCGCCGTCACGGACTCCGACGAAATCAACATCATGGCCTGCGTTTTCGCGGGCAAGCTCGCCAAGAACATTACGCTGCTGGCTCGGCTGCGCGACGAAGACTACACTCAGTACAAGCACCTGATCACCGAGGGGGAACCGCGAATCCGCCGGATCATCAACCCGGACCAGGAAGTGGTGGATTCCATCCTCCGGCTCATGAGCGTTCCGGGCGCCGTGGAGATCAACGAATTCGCGGGCGGCAAGATTCGGCTCATCGGCGTGCGTCTGCCCGAGGGCAGCCCCGTGATCGGCAAGCGGCTGATGAATCTGCGGGACGTGACGGGCGACGTGGGCGTGGTCATCGCCGCGCTGGTGCGGGACGACAAGCTGGTCATCCCCACGGGCGAGGACGAAATCCAGCGCCGGGACACCGTGTATTTCGCCTGCGACATCAAGGACCAGGACGAGATTCTGGAGCGTATCGGAATCCGGTCCGAGCCCATCAAGACCGTGTTCATCGTGGGCGGCGGCAACATCGGCTTCAAGCTGGCCAAGTCGCTGGACAACAAATTCTATCATACCCGGCTGCTGGACGCGGACCCTCAGCGTTGCGGCTTCCTCGCCGAGCAGCTCAACCGGCCCATCGTGCTCCAGGGCGACGCCCGCGACCAGGATCTGCTGCGCGAGGAGAACGTGGGCGAGCTGGACCTGGTCATCTCCGTGACCGGAGACGAGGAGACCAACATCCTGGCCTGTCTGCTGGCCAAAAATCTCGGCGCGCGCGAAACCATCACGCGCATCAACAATTTCGCGTACATGCCGCTGATCGAGCCCATCGGCATCGACCATCTGGTCTGCCCCCGGCTCTCAGCCATCAATTCCATTCTGCATTTCATCCGGCGCGGACAGGTCATGTCCACCGCGTCCATCAAGGGCGAGGACGCCGAAGCGCTGGAAGCCATCGCCCAGGAGAATTCCTCCGTGGTGGGCAAGCCGCTGAAGGACATCAAGTTCCCCAAGGGCGCGCTGATCCTTTGCTTCCAGCGCGGCGACGAAGTGGTCATCCCTCGCGGCGATACCGTGATCCAGCCCAACGACCGACTGGTGATCATCTCCACCCGGCAGAACATCACCAAGGTGGAAAAGGCCCTGGACGTGACCGTGGAGTTCTTCTAGATGCGTTTGAAATACGTCCTGCACGTCATCGGAGCCCTGGTCTTCTGCGTGGGCCTGACCATGCTCTGGCCTTTGGGCTTTTCGCTCTACTACGGCGATGCGGGCGTGTTTCCCCTGCTCTGGTCCATGCTCATAACCGTTGCCGTGGGCGCGGCGACCTTTCTCCTTTTTCGCGATCCGGAGGCCGAACGCGGTCTGAGCCACCGCGAAGGCATGGCCATCGTGGGCATAGGCTGGCTCGCTGCCGGACTTTTCGGCGCGTTGCCGTTCTGGCTCGGCGGCGTTTTTTCCGGCTCCGTGGTGGACTGCGTGTTCGAGTCGCTCTCCGGCTTCACCACCACGGGCTCCAGCGTGCTCGTGGACATCGAAGGCGTCGCGCGGGGGCTGCTCTTCTGGCGCAGCCTGACCCACTGGCTCGGCGGCATGGGCATCATCGTGCTCTCCCTCGCCATTCTGCCCTTCCTCGGCATCGGCGGCATGCAGCTCTACAAGGCCGAGGTGCCCGGCCCGGTGCCGGACAAGCTCAAGCCGCGCATCAAGGATACGGCGCTGCTGCTCTGGAAGGTCTACGTGCTCTTTTCCGGCCTGGAGACCCTGCTGCTCATGCTCGGAGGAATGGACCTCTTCGACGCGCTCTGCCATACCTTCGGCACCATGGCCACGGGCGGGTTCTCCACCAGGAACACTTCGGTGGCGTCCTACGAGTCGGCCTACATCGATTGGGTCATCACCATCTTCATGCTCATCGCGGGCATCAATTTTTCCCTGCATTTCCTGGCGCTCAAGGGCCGCATCCGCGACGTGCTCAAGGATTCGGAGCTGCGTTTCTTCCTGGGGCTCTTCGCCTTCTTCACGATCATCATCGCCATTGCCGTGCTGCACGAAAACTACGGCGACGTGGAAGCCTCGCTGCGGTATTCCGCGTTTCAGGTGGCCTCGATCCTGACCACCACGGGCTTCGCCACCGCGGACTACGAACTCTGGCCCTCGCTTTGCCAGGGCTTGCTCCTGCTCTGCATGTTCATCGGGGGGTGCGCCGGATCCACCGGAGGCGGCATGAAGGTCATGCGCATCCAGCTTCTGATCAAGCATTCCTACAAGGAACTGATCCAGCTGATTCATCCGCGCAGCGTGACCCAGGTCAAGGTCAGCGGAAAGGCCGTGCCCATGGGCGTGCTTTCCGGC
This portion of the Paucidesulfovibrio longus DSM 6739 genome encodes:
- a CDS encoding TrkH family potassium uptake protein, which translates into the protein MRLKYVLHVIGALVFCVGLTMLWPLGFSLYYGDAGVFPLLWSMLITVAVGAATFLLFRDPEAERGLSHREGMAIVGIGWLAAGLFGALPFWLGGVFSGSVVDCVFESLSGFTTTGSSVLVDIEGVARGLLFWRSLTHWLGGMGIIVLSLAILPFLGIGGMQLYKAEVPGPVPDKLKPRIKDTALLLWKVYVLFSGLETLLLMLGGMDLFDALCHTFGTMATGGFSTRNTSVASYESAYIDWVITIFMLIAGINFSLHFLALKGRIRDVLKDSELRFFLGLFAFFTIIIAIAVLHENYGDVEASLRYSAFQVASILTTTGFATADYELWPSLCQGLLLLCMFIGGCAGSTGGGMKVMRIQLLIKHSYKELIQLIHPRSVTQVKVSGKAVPMGVLSGIWAFFVLWLALFVLSALVVAASGVDLMSSFAASLACIGNIGPGVGVVGPTDNYSTLPDLAKWVLVFCMLLGRLEIYTVVILFVPEFWRK